One window of Trifolium pratense cultivar HEN17-A07 linkage group LG5, ARS_RC_1.1, whole genome shotgun sequence genomic DNA carries:
- the LOC123885504 gene encoding uncharacterized protein LOC123885504, with product MVSEFVIKAKFGDCFRRFSVPVNENNQMEISMVDFRAKICSAFNFTANAKFIMSYVDEDGDIVRLVDNDDLEDVMKQRMEFLKIDITGNGILPLEFSQWRNNINNNINKYAGKIDWTDEIVCYGAAAFVMWAGLCSAIIFSKPKSQPPVIVEVPVQPSAPNVSKGGWWFR from the exons ATGGTTTCTGAATTCGTGATCAAG GCGAAATTTGGAGATTGCTTCAGGCGGTTCAGTGTGCCTGTCAATGAGAATAATCAAATGGAAATTAGCATGGTTGATTTCAGGGCTAAGATATGTTCTGCTTTCAATTTTACTGCTAATGCAAAATTCATTATGAGCTATGTTGATGAAGATGGCGACATTGTGCGTCTTGTGGATAATGATGATTTGGAAGACGTGATGAAACAGCGAATGGAATTCCTGAAAATTGATATAACCGGGAATGGAATCCTTCCGTTGGAATTCTCTCAATGGCgaaataacatcaataataacatcaataaatATGCTGGTAAAATAGATTGGACCGATGAAATAGTATGTTATGGAGCTGCTGCTTTTGTGATGTGGGCTGGGTTGTGTTCAGCGATTATTTTCTCTAAACCAAAATCTCAACCCCCAGTTATTGTCGAGGTACCGGTTCAACCAAGTGCCCCAAATGTTAGTAAAGGTGGTTGGTGGTTTAGATAG